One Candidatus Krumholzibacteriota bacterium genomic region harbors:
- a CDS encoding 2,3-bisphosphoglycerate-independent phosphoglycerate mutase: MEEYQMLKDLLIKNDAKIIYLVLDGVGGIRNADFPQTALEAARTPNLDMIASESACGRTVPVSTGVTPGSGPAHFSLFGYDPLLPVNDAGRGVVEVTGVGFDLKETDIAIRGNFATIDGEGVLTDRRAGRIPHEEGVRICEKLSAAIKKIDDIEIIIMPVREYRFGIVLRGKGLSPFVEETDPQSTGKRPLAPRATAPEAELTASVLKRLVKLIDENLADEEKARTALMRGISRKPAIESFNKRYGLKAAAVAAYPLYRGVAKLCGMDLFDTGFSPAEEFETVKSIYGKDYDFFFIHIKKTDSYGEDGNIEGKKGVIEQVDAAIPLLLDLAPEVLIVAGDHSTPCAMKGHSWHPVPFMIRSRSCGVDASRRFTETECDRGSLGVFSAVSIMELALANAGKLKKYGA; encoded by the coding sequence ATGGAGGAATATCAAATGCTGAAAGACCTGTTGATTAAAAACGACGCCAAAATCATCTATCTTGTCCTCGACGGCGTGGGTGGGATCCGCAACGCCGATTTCCCCCAGACAGCCCTGGAAGCGGCGAGGACTCCGAACCTTGATATGATAGCTTCCGAAAGCGCCTGCGGAAGAACTGTTCCCGTATCGACCGGAGTGACTCCCGGTAGCGGCCCCGCTCATTTCTCCCTCTTCGGCTACGATCCCCTTCTTCCCGTAAACGATGCGGGACGCGGAGTCGTCGAAGTGACCGGGGTCGGATTCGACCTGAAAGAGACCGATATCGCGATCAGGGGAAATTTCGCTACGATAGACGGCGAAGGTGTCCTCACCGACCGCAGGGCCGGAAGGATCCCGCACGAAGAGGGAGTCCGCATCTGCGAAAAACTCAGCGCCGCGATAAAAAAGATCGACGACATCGAGATCATAATAATGCCGGTGCGCGAATACAGATTCGGTATCGTTCTTCGCGGTAAAGGACTCTCCCCGTTCGTTGAAGAGACCGATCCGCAGAGCACCGGTAAACGCCCCCTCGCTCCACGGGCCACAGCTCCCGAAGCTGAACTGACGGCTTCGGTGCTGAAAAGACTGGTGAAGCTGATAGACGAGAACCTTGCCGACGAAGAAAAGGCCAGGACTGCCCTTATGAGAGGTATCTCGAGAAAGCCTGCTATCGAGTCGTTCAACAAGAGATATGGACTAAAGGCGGCCGCCGTCGCGGCTTATCCCCTTTACAGGGGAGTCGCGAAGCTTTGCGGGATGGATCTTTTCGATACGGGGTTCTCTCCGGCGGAGGAATTCGAAACTGTAAAATCCATTTACGGCAAGGATTACGATTTTTTCTTCATCCATATCAAAAAAACCGATTCATACGGAGAAGACGGAAATATCGAGGGAAAGAAAGGCGTGATAGAACAGGTTGACGCGGCAATCCCCCTTCTGCTCGATCTCGCTCCCGAAGTGCTGATAGTTGCGGGTGACCATTCCACTCCCTGCGCGATGAAAGGTCATTCCTGGCACCCCGTTCCTTTCATGATAAGATCGAGGTCCTGCGGCGTCGACGCCTCCCGGCGATTCACCGAAACTGAATGCGACAGGGGATCGCTTGGAGTCTTTTCCGCTGTCTCGATAATGGAACTTGCCCTGGCTAACGCGGGAAAATTGAAAAAATACGGCGCGTGA